One Archocentrus centrarchus isolate MPI-CPG fArcCen1 chromosome 10, fArcCen1, whole genome shotgun sequence genomic region harbors:
- the clint1a gene encoding clathrin interactor 1a, with translation MLNMWKVRELVDKATNVVMNYSEVESKVREATNDDPWGPSGQLMSEISRATFMYEQFPEVMNMLWARMLRDNKKNWRRVYKSLLLLAHLIRNGSERVVTSAREHLYDLRSLESYHFVDENGKDQGVNVRQKVKELVEFVQDDDRLREERKKAKKNKDKYIGVSSDSMGYRGFSGDRYDSGDKKWDDDWEKKGPFPFSDKLGEISDKIGSTIDDTISRFRKKDRDDSPDRFSDNEEDRGRSSRNGQQGKEFKDEEETVTTKSVQIVQATETTATRKRGGIPSKKVDLGAAAHYTGDKSPDTTAKQTQPAAAAAPQPSNTALADLLMVDTAPSRPAATDLIGGFADFSSPAASAGLSSGSAPASSTNGDFGEWNAFPGGQMPAPAQTADISGNDLFSAMTAGPSAAMPVAAPAPASGSGLASASLFDLMAPTQSLTASQSLSFNMSSTQNMTTTVLPQSKSQPLQMMGGPLQPQPLQPVQQGVSSQGAGAKASLPSTWSDPSVNISLDFLGPGMHPPKPSQPSLNTLQQGNQAPPNMLSQGFSNMSLGSTAVRPPVNPMMHPGAGMGMGMGMGMAPNQGMMGMGMNMGMHQGGLNMRMPQGGMTMGMPGGMGMGMNPAMVQQPKQDAFADFGNFGK, from the exons ATGCTGAACATGTGGAAAGTTAGGGAGCTGGTTGACAAAGC AACCAATGTCGTGATGAACTACTCTGAGGTGGAGTCTAAGGTCAGAGAAGCCACCAATGATGACCCCTGGGGACCATCAGGACAGCTCATGAGTGAAATTTCTAG AGCCACGTTCATGTATGAACAGTTCCCAGAGGTGATGAACATGCTGTGGGCCCGTATGCTGCGGGATAACAAGAAGAACTGGAGGAGAGTCTACAAG TCCCTACTACTGCTGGCCCATCTCATCAGGAATGGGTCTGAAAGGGTTGTGACAAGTGCCAGAGAACATCTGTATGACTTGCGGTCACTAGAAAGCTACCATTTTGTAG ATGAGAATGGGAAGGACCAAGGTGTGAATGTTCGTCAGAAGGTGAAGGAGCTGGTGGAGTTTGTTCAGGACGATGACAGGCTCAGGGAAGAACGGAAAAAGGCAAAGAAGAACAAAGACAAATACATTGGTGTATCCTCAGACAGTATGGGATATCGAGGTTTCT CGGGGGACAGGTATGACTCCGGTGATAAAAAGTGGGATGatgactgggaaaaaaaagggccaTTCCCCTTCAGTGATAAATTGGGGGAAATCAGTGACAAAATTGGCAGCACCATTGACGACACCATAAGCAGGTTTAGAAAGAAGGACAGAGACGACTCACCAGATCGATTCAG TGACAATGAGGAGGACAGGGGTCGATCCTCTCGcaatggccagcaggggaaAGAGTtcaaagatgaagaggagactgTTACCACAAAGAGTGTACAGATTGTCCAAGCAACAGAGACAACAGCAACACGAAAGAGAGGAGGGATACCGTCCAAGAAAGTAGACCTTGGGGCCGCAGCCCACTACACAGGAGACAAGAGCCCAGATACTACCGCCAAACAG aCCCAGccggctgcagctgcagcccctCAGCCATCCAATACTGCCCTTGCTGACCTACTGATGGTGGACACAGCACCTAGTCGGCCTGCTGCCACAG ACCTGATCGGTGGGTTTGCTGACTTCTCCTcacctgctgcctctgctggactgtcCTCTGGATCAG CACCGGCGTCCAGCACCAATGGAGACTTTGGCGAATGGAATGCTTTTCCTGGAGGTCAGATGCCAGCACCTGCTCAGACTGCCGACATTAGTGGAAATGACCTTTTCAGTGCCATGACAGCAGGTCCTTCTGCTGCCATGCCAGTCGCTGCCCCGGCCCCAGCTTCTGGCTCTGGTCTTGCCTCAGCAAGCCTGTTTGACTTGATGGCGCCAACACAGTCCCTCACTGCCTCTCAGAGCCTCAGCTTTAACATGAGCAGCACACAGAACATGACCACCACAGTCCTACCACAGTCTAAGTCACAG CCCCTCCAGATGATGGGGGGTCCTCTACAACCACAGCCCCTTCAGCCTGTACAGCAGGGAGTGTCATCTCAAGGTGCAGGAGCCAAAGCATCTCTTCCATCCACCTGGTCAGATCCCTCAGTTAATATCAGCCTGGACTTCCTGGGCCCTGGGATGCATCCCCCCAAACCTAGCCAGCCCAGTCTCAACACCCTTCAACAAG gcAACCAGGCACCTCCTAACATGCTCTCCCAGGGATTTTCCAATATGAGTCTTGGATCTACAGCTGTCCGACCTCCTGTTAATCCCATGATGCACCCCGGTGCTGGCATGGGAATGGGTATGGGAATGGGCATGGCCCCCAATCAGGGCATGATGGGGATGGGGATGAACATGGGGATGCATCAGGGTGGTTTGAACATGAGAATGCCACAGGGAGGTATGACAATGGGGATGCCTGGTGGAATGGGAATGGGAATGAACCCTGCAATGGTCCAACAGCCCAAACAAGATGCCTTTGCTGACTTTGGAAATTTTGGAAAGTGA